From the genome of Hymenobacter sp. PAMC 26628, one region includes:
- a CDS encoding valine--tRNA ligase has translation MTPTKTTYSPADVEAKWYQRWQEQGFFKASANPKKTPYTVVIPPPNVTGVLHMGHMLNNTIQDVLVRRARMQGKEACWVPGTDHASIATEAKVVALLKEQGIEKKDLTREAFLEHAFAWKDKYGGIILEQLKQLGASCDWDRTRFTMEPKLTEAVLRVFVNLYRKGLIYRGVRMVNWDPLGGTAISDEEVIPKDVVAKMYYLNYEVVGQPGRFLTVATSRPETIMADVAVAVNPTDGRYADLAGQRVRIPLLGRDVPVIQDEYVLTDFGTGALKVTPAHDLNDYNLGQKHNLPTIDILNDNGTLNEKAELYVGQDRFAARRNIVKDLEAAGLLVKTEEYASIVQTSERTKAVIEPKLSMQWFLKMEHMAKPALEVVENDTVRLHPAKFKNTYRAWMENVRDWCISRQLWWGQQIPAYYLPDGSFVVALSAAEALELAREQSGNAALQISDLRQDEDVLDTWFSSWLWPISVFDGFEDPDNADVNYFYPTNDLVTGPDILFFWVARMIMAGLEFRQEVPFRNVYLTGIVRDTQGRKMSKQLGNSPDPLDLIQQFGADGVRTGMLFSAPAGNDLLYDEKLVEQGRNFANKLWNAFRLVKGWAPDAALPFGHDKPVAWFGARLAAATAEIDDHFEKFRISDALLAVYKLVWDDFCAYYLEMVKPAYQQPIDAETLRHTTAYFETLLKLLHPFMPFITEELWHELAARGPREYVTVAHWPKPTPPATSALLLSDMDKVLAVVAGIRAVRNQKNLGPHKPLALVIKTDEPALFTAYAGVLRKLGNLETLDFADAGPAGAVSFVQGSSEFFIPLEGQIDVAAERARLEKELAYAQGFRESVQKKLGNEKFAANAKPDVLERERQKLADAEAKIGALEQALQGL, from the coding sequence TTTTCAAGGCCAGTGCCAACCCCAAAAAGACGCCCTACACCGTTGTCATTCCGCCGCCGAACGTGACCGGCGTGCTCCACATGGGGCACATGCTGAACAATACCATTCAGGACGTGCTGGTGCGCCGCGCCCGGATGCAGGGCAAGGAAGCGTGCTGGGTGCCCGGTACCGACCACGCCAGCATCGCCACCGAGGCCAAGGTGGTGGCCCTGCTGAAGGAGCAAGGCATCGAGAAAAAGGACCTGACCCGCGAGGCCTTTCTGGAGCACGCTTTTGCCTGGAAGGACAAGTACGGCGGCATCATCCTGGAGCAGCTCAAGCAGCTGGGGGCCTCCTGCGACTGGGACCGCACGCGCTTCACGATGGAGCCCAAGTTGACCGAGGCCGTACTACGCGTGTTCGTGAACTTGTACCGCAAGGGCCTGATTTACCGCGGCGTGCGCATGGTAAACTGGGACCCGCTGGGCGGCACCGCCATTTCGGACGAGGAAGTGATTCCGAAGGACGTGGTGGCCAAAATGTACTACCTCAACTACGAGGTGGTGGGCCAGCCCGGCCGCTTCCTGACGGTGGCCACCTCGCGCCCCGAAACCATCATGGCCGACGTGGCCGTGGCCGTGAACCCCACCGATGGGCGCTACGCTGACCTGGCCGGGCAGCGCGTGCGCATCCCGCTGCTGGGCCGCGACGTGCCGGTTATTCAGGACGAGTACGTGCTGACGGACTTCGGCACCGGGGCCCTGAAAGTGACGCCGGCCCACGACCTGAACGACTACAACCTGGGCCAGAAGCACAACCTGCCGACTATTGACATCCTCAATGACAACGGCACGCTGAATGAAAAGGCGGAGCTGTACGTGGGCCAGGACCGGTTTGCGGCCCGCCGCAACATTGTGAAAGACCTGGAAGCCGCCGGCTTGCTCGTGAAAACGGAGGAGTACGCCAGCATTGTGCAAACCTCGGAGCGCACCAAGGCCGTGATCGAGCCCAAGCTGAGCATGCAGTGGTTCCTGAAAATGGAGCACATGGCCAAGCCCGCGCTGGAGGTGGTGGAGAACGACACGGTGCGCCTGCACCCCGCCAAGTTCAAGAACACCTACCGGGCGTGGATGGAAAACGTGCGCGACTGGTGCATCTCGCGGCAGCTCTGGTGGGGCCAGCAAATCCCCGCCTACTACCTGCCGGATGGCTCGTTTGTGGTGGCCCTCTCAGCCGCTGAGGCACTTGAACTGGCGCGTGAGCAAAGTGGTAATGCCGCGCTGCAAATAAGCGACTTGCGCCAGGACGAGGACGTGCTCGACACCTGGTTCTCGTCGTGGCTGTGGCCCATCTCGGTGTTCGATGGGTTTGAGGACCCCGACAACGCCGACGTCAACTATTTCTACCCGACCAACGACTTGGTGACGGGCCCCGACATCCTGTTTTTCTGGGTGGCGCGGATGATTATGGCCGGGCTGGAATTTCGCCAGGAGGTGCCGTTCCGCAACGTGTACCTCACCGGCATCGTGCGCGACACCCAGGGCCGCAAGATGAGCAAGCAGCTCGGCAACTCGCCCGACCCGCTCGACCTCATTCAGCAGTTCGGGGCCGATGGCGTGCGGACGGGGATGCTGTTTTCGGCGCCCGCCGGCAACGATTTGCTCTACGACGAGAAGCTGGTGGAGCAGGGCCGCAACTTCGCCAACAAGCTCTGGAACGCCTTCCGGCTGGTGAAAGGCTGGGCCCCCGACGCGGCCCTGCCCTTCGGGCACGACAAACCCGTGGCCTGGTTTGGGGCCCGGCTGGCGGCGGCCACGGCCGAAATCGACGACCACTTCGAGAAGTTTCGCATCTCTGACGCCTTGCTGGCGGTGTACAAGCTTGTCTGGGACGACTTCTGCGCCTACTACCTGGAAATGGTGAAGCCCGCCTACCAGCAGCCCATCGACGCCGAAACCCTGCGCCACACCACGGCCTACTTCGAAACGCTGCTCAAGCTGCTGCACCCCTTCATGCCCTTCATCACGGAGGAGCTGTGGCACGAGCTGGCCGCCCGGGGCCCCCGCGAGTACGTGACCGTGGCGCACTGGCCCAAGCCCACGCCGCCCGCCACCAGCGCCTTGCTGCTGAGCGACATGGACAAAGTCCTGGCCGTGGTGGCCGGCATCCGCGCCGTGCGCAACCAGAAAAACCTGGGGCCCCACAAGCCCCTGGCCTTGGTCATCAAAACCGACGAGCCCGCGCTGTTCACGGCCTACGCGGGCGTGCTGCGCAAGCTCGGCAACCTGGAGACGCTGGATTTTGCCGACGCGGGCCCGGCCGGCGCGGTGAGCTTCGTGCAGGGCAGCAGCGAGTTTTTCATCCCGCTCGAAGGCCAGATTGACGTGGCCGCCGAGCGCGCCCGCCTCGAAAAGGAGCTAGCCTACGCCCAGGGCTTCCGCGAATCGGTGCAGAAAAAGCTGGGCAACGAGAAATTCGCAGCCAACGCCAAGCCCGACGTGCTGGAGCGCGAGCGGCAAAAGCTGGCCGACGCCGAAGCCAAAATAGGGGCCCTGGAGCAGGCGCTACAAGGCCTGTAG